In Hemitrygon akajei chromosome 9, sHemAka1.3, whole genome shotgun sequence, the following are encoded in one genomic region:
- the LOC140733714 gene encoding heparan sulfate glucosamine 3-O-sulfotransferase 5: MLFKQQALLRQKLFLLGSLAVGSLLYIVARVGNLDRLQPACPIEDQFGDQDQIMLRALQYKRGSSYDLRKGNMTKEQIRLQNMVQQLPQAIIIGVRKGGTRALLEMLNLHPAVVKASQEIHFFDNDGNYAKGIEWYRKKMPFSYPYQITIEKSPAYFITEEVPERIYKMNSSIKLLIIVREPTTRAISDYTQVLEGKERKNKTYYKFEKLAIDPSTCEVNTKYKAVRTSIYTKHLERWLKFFPIEQFHIVDGDRLITEPLPELQLVEKFLNLTPRISQYNLYFNSTRGFYCLRFNIVFNKCLAGSKGRIHPEVDSLVVNKLHKFFHPFNQKFYQITGRSFSWP; this comes from the exons ATGCTATTCAAACAGCAGGCGTTGCTGAGACAGAAGCTCTTTTTGCTGGGCAGCCTTGCTGTTGGAAGCCTCTTATACATAGTTGCCAGAGTTGGGAACTTGGATAG ACTCCAGCCTGCGTGTCCCATTGAAGATCAGTTTGGGGACCAAGACCAAATCATGCTCCGTGCTCTGCAGTACAAGCGTGGCTCATCATATGACCTGCGCAAAGGCAACATGACAAAGGAACAGATCAGGCTGCAAAACATGGTGCAACAACTTCCCCAGGCCATTATTATCGGAGTTCGCAAGGGCGGAACTCGCGCCCTGCTTGAGATGCTCAACCTGCACCCGGCGGTGGTCAAAGCATCGCAAGAGATACACTTCTTTGATAACGACGGAAACTACGCCAAGGGTATCGAGTGGTACAGGAAAAAAATGCCCTTTTCCTACCCTTACCAGATCACCATTGAGAAAAGTCCAGCATACTTTATCACCGAGGAAGTCCCTGAGAGGATCTACAAGATGAACTCATCCATCAAACTGCTGATCATTGTGCGAGAGCCAACAACTCGAGCCATCTCAGACTACACGCAGGTCTTGgagggaaaggaaaggaagaataaaaccTACTACAAGTTTGAAAAGCTCGCAATTGACCCCAGCACCTGTGAggtaaacaccaagtataaagcTGTGAGAACTAGCATATATACCAAGCATCTGGAGAGGTGGCTCAAGTTCTTCCCCATTGAACAGTTCCACATTGTGGATGGCGATCGCCTCATCACTGAGCCACTGCCCGAACTCCAGTTGGTGGAGAAGTTTCTCAATCTAACGCCCCGGATAAGCCAATACAACTTGTACTTTAACTCCACGAGAGGCTTCTACTGTCTGCGGTTTAACATTGTATTTAATAAATGTCTGGCAGGCAGCAAGGGACGGATACACCCCGAAGTGGACTCTCTGGTCGTTAATAAGCTGCACAAGTTTTTTCATCCATTCAATCAGAAGTTTTATCAGATCACCGGAAGGTCATTCAGTTGGCCATAA